GCAGGCCGACGCGGCGGCGAACGAGGCGCAGAAAGCCGCTGACGCCGCTCGCTGAGCCGTGCTAACGTGGCGGCGCGCCCCGGATGGGCCTACGCACGGAGGTAGTGGCTACTCAGCCCCCTTGAATCGACACGTTCTGCTTTCCTGGCAGAAGTGTGCCCTCCGCGTGCTCATCCCGTGTCGGTTCACGGCCTCCGGTGATCACTTCATCGGAAAGGACCAGCTTGATCCTGCTCACCACGACCGGTGCCCGTACGGGCCGGCCGCACCGCATTCCCTTGGGTGCCTTGGACATCGGCGGCCGCCTGGTCGTCGTCGCTTCGGCGATGGGCGCGCCGAAGCACCCGGCCTGGTACCACAACATCCGCCGCAACCCGCTGGTCACCGTGGAAACCGACGCGGAGACGTTCGAAGCGATGGCCGCGCTCCCGCCGGACCGCGACGCGCTGTTCGCCGAGGTCGTCGCGCGCGAACCGGGGTTCGCGGACTACCAGGCGAAGACGGCTCGCGTGCTGCCGGTCGTGGAGCTGCACCGGCTCGATGCCGTGCGCCGCATGGGCGACTGGCTCGTCGAGGTGCACGACTGGCTGCGCGCCGAGCTGCGAGACCTGCGCGACGGTGGGTCGAAGCGCCTGAGCACGCGGTGTTCCGGCTTCTGCACCGCTCTCACCCGCCACCACACCGGGGAAGGCGCGGCGATCTTCCCGATGCTCGCCGCGCGATTCCCGGCACTCGCGCCGGCGCTGGACAAGCTCGGCGAGGACCACGTCGTCGTCGCGCGGTTGCAGGAGGAGATCCAGCGGCTCGTCGACGAGGAGACCGATCCGGCCCGCCTGCGGACGGAGTTCGACCGGCTGGCGTCCGCTTTGGACGACCACTTCGCCTACGAGGAGCGCACGCTCGTCACCGCGCTGAACGCCCTCCTGCCCGCGCCCGGCTGATCAGAGCAGCACTTCGGCGAGCTGCCGGTGGTTCTCGGCCTCGACCTCGGCCGACCGGCCGATCACCTGCACGGCCACGTGGTCGGCGCCCGCGTCCACATGGGACCGCAGCCCCTTCGCGACGTCCTCCGGTGTCCCGTGCAGCGCGAGGTCGTCGATCAGCCGGTCGCTGCCACCGCCCGCGACGTCGGCGTCGGTGTAGCCGTGGCGCAGCAGGTTGTTCACGTAGTTGCGGAGCCCGAGGTAGGGCTCGCGGATGAAGGCGCGGCCGACTTCGCGGGCCTCCTCGGGAGCACCGAGGACGACTTTCTGTTCCGGGGCCAGGATCTTTCCCGCGCCGAGGACCGACCGCGCGTGCCGCGTGTGCGCGACCGGCACGAGGTACGGGTGCGCGCCCGCGGTGCGGTCCCCGGCCAGTTTCAGCACGCGGTCGCCGAGCGCGGCGAGCACCCGGGCCTCGGCGGGCACGCCGGCCGCGTCGAGCCGGTCGAGGAAGCCGACGAGCGTGTCGTACGGGCTGTGGTACCCGGTGACGGACTCGGGGTGGCCGACGCCGATCCCCAGCAGCAAGCGCTTTCCGTACCGGTCCGCGAGCCGGTGGTACGCCTCGGCGAGCGGCTCCGGCGCGTCGGCCCAGACGTTCACGATCGCCGTCGCCACGGTGATCCGCTCGGTCGAGGCCAGGATGTCTTCGACGAAGGCGAGGTCGCTGATCGAGGCCCGCCCGGTGCCGAGCCAGGCCGTGCCGTAGCCGAGCTTGTCCGCGGCGACGGCGTGCTGCTTGCGGGTCACGTCGTCGCGGTGCGGGGACAGGAACACGCCGAAGGTGCCGAGGTTCACTACACTTGTCATAGACGTCAATGTAGCAAATGTAGCGCCGAGCTGTCAGCCGGCCAGCCGGTGCAGCCACTCGCGCAGCATCTGCCGTTCGGTCGGGGTCAAGGCATCGACGTCGTCCGCGAGCCGGGTCGACAAAGCGACCGCGAGGGCGCCGACGGACGAGCCCTCGGCGGGCCGGTCGGCCAGCAGCCCGGCCAGGACCGACTCGCGGACCTGGGTGGACATCGCCAGGTCGCGGCTCTCCTCGGGCTGCGCGATCAGGCTGAGCGTGACGCCGCTGTTGGCCGCCGCGAACTGCCGTGCGGCCTCCGCCGCCTCGACGCGCAGCCGGCCGTCGCGCGCCAGCGGCGTGAACAGCTCCAGCAACATCGCTTCGGCGCTCGAGGTGAGGTTGCACGGCACGCCCGGCTCGATCTGGCCGTAGAGCAGCACGTAGAACTGCGGGTTTTCCAGGCCGTACCCGACGTGCCGGTCCCAGCCCGCGCGGATCCGGTCCACCGGGTCACCGCCGGGCGCGGGGGCCTGCACGTACTGCGTGAAGCCGTAGTTCACGACGGCGTCGAGCAGGCCCTGCTTGCTGCCGAAGTGGTGGTACAGCGTGGGGGCCTGGACGCCGGCGCGTTCGCAGATCGCCCGCGTCGACACCGGCCCGCCCTGCGCCTCGTGCAGGAGCTGCCCGGCGGCCAGCAGCAGGCGGTCGCGGGTGCTGGTGGCGTTGCTCGATCGTCCGGCCATGTAGCAATTGTAGCGCCGGTATGTAACGTCAGGCCCGTAGCCGCAGCTGCACCCGGCGAAGCCCGGCGAACGCGTTCAGCACCGCCGGGTCGGTCGTCGCCGCGTCCGGGCGCACCGACCGGTAGCCGTCCAGGAGGGCCTCCCGTAGCTCGTCGCGCTGCGGCAGGTGCTTGAGCTCGTCGAGCGCCACGGCGAGGTCGTACGCGTAGTGGCCGTACCCGCAGTCGTCGAAGTCGATCGCCCGGACCCGCCCGCGGTGGAACAGGTAGTTCTCCTGGCGCAGGTCGCCGTGGACCAGGCCGAAGACGTCGGCGCCACACCCCAGCTCGGCCCGCACCGCGCGCACCCGCCCGGCGGCGGCGCGGACCCGTTCGTCGCCACCGGCCAGCGCGACCGCCCGGTCGAGCACGGCGTCGGAGAAGCCGTCGACCTGCGAGCGGCCGAAGTCGGTGAGGTCGTCGACGCGACCGCGGTCGAGGCCGTTCATCCGCGCGCCGTGCAGGTGCAGCCGCGCCGCGAACTCGCCGACCGCGTAGAGCTGCGGGGCGCTGAGCCGTTCGTCGACGAACCGGCCGTCGACCCAGTGGCAGAGCACGCAGGTGCGCGGCTCCGGCACCGCCGGGTCGGCGACGACGGTGATCCAGTCCCGAGCCCGCGTCGGGACCGGCCGCGGGACCACGAGGTCGGTTTCACGGCCCAGTGCGGCGAGCCACGCCATTTCGGCCCGCACCTGCGCGGCACCCGGGCCGTCCGCGCGCTGCACGCGCAGTACGTACCGGTGGCCGTCGGCGCCGTCGACGCGGAACATCGTGTTGAGCCCGCGGCCCAGCGGCGTCAGGCGGGCCACCGGCACGTCGTAGGCGGTCAGGGCGGCTTCGGCCAGCCGGCGCAGGCGTCTCGTGCGGCCCGAGCGGTCGAGCTCGGCGAACGGCCGGTCGTTCGCCGTCGAGCCCGCCATGGCCCACGTGCTCAGCTGATCGACCGTTCCGGCTCGCGGGAGTGCGCGACGAGCTCGATCGTCGGCGTGTGGCGGCCACCGCCACCCAGCCGCTCGACCCCGCGCAATCCCTCGACCAGCCGCTCGACCTCGGTGTCCGGCCGCACCCCGAAGCGCATGAACTGGCTGGTCATGCCGATCTTGTTGCCGCACTGGCGCACCAGCAGGTGGTGCTCGGCGAGCAGGTAGTCGCACAGCTCGGCGCCGTCGACCGAGCCGGGCAGCTTGACGAGCAGGAAGTTCGCCTGCGACGGGAACACCGTCAGCTCCGGGAACTGGTTCAGCTGCGAGTTCATCATGAACCGGTCGAGGGCGAGCTTCTTCAGGCTTTCCTCGTACTCCGCGCGGCGCTCGGCGAGCATGAAGATGACGGTCTCGGCGAGCGAGTTCAGGTTCCACTTCGGCAGCGCGGCGGACAGTTTCCTGGTCAGCGCCGGGTTCGACACCTGGTAGCCGAACCGGATCCCGTGCAGCCCGAAGTTCTTGCCGAGGCTCTTCAGCACGATGACGTTCGGCCGCACGACGGCTTCGGCGGCCACCGACGGGTTCATCTCGACCTCGACGAAGTCGATGAACGACTCGTCGATCACCACGAGGTCGAGGTCGTCGAGGGCGTCCATGAACCGGATGACCTCGCGGCGCGACAGGTACCCGCCGTCGGGGTTGTTCGGGTTGCACAGCACCGCGACCCGGGAGCCGCGGCGCTTGATGAAGTCGACGTACTCGTCCACGCGCAGCTCGAAGTTGTCGGACTCCTTGAGCAGGAACATGTCGACGCGCTTGCCGGTTTCCAGCGGCTGGTCGGTCCAGCGGCCGAACGTCGGGATGGGCACCGCGATGCTGGCGTCGACCAGCAGCCGGTCGATCCAGGTGATCAGCTCGGTCGAACCGTTGGCCGGCGAGATCGTCGACGGGTTGAGCCGCAGCACGCTCGCCAGCTGCGCGGTGATCGCGCCGGCGTCGCTCGGGTAGAACTTGAGGATCGTGCGGAGGTTGCGCTCCAGTTCGCCGAACATCTCGTCGGTCGGGAAGTACGGGTTGCAGGGGATGCAGAAGTCCGCGAGGTCGTCCGCGTGCTGGCCCATCGCCCTGGCCACGGAGAAGAACGACGGGCTGTGGGCGGTGCTCTGCTGGAAAAGGCCTCTGGTGGTCATACCGTGCCGCACGCGTGGTCTCCGTCCGCCGCTTTACCGGCCCCTTGCCTTCCCGATGGGGATACGTGTGAATCGGACGGACGGTTCACCACCGGTCACGGCGTAGACCCCGAGCCCGGCCAGCACGGCGCCGGCCAGCGCGGAGAGGGCGAGCAGCGGCAGCGGCGCGGCCAGCGGGTCGATGCCGGTGAAGGACTCGACGCCGATCACGGCGGTGAGCAGGGCGTCGGCGGCGACCGCGATCCGGACGACGCGCAGCCGGTGGTTCTCGGGCCACCGGGTGAACCGCAGGACCCAGGCCAGCGCGGGGAGCACGAGGATCGCGTGCATCGCGACCGCGTGCAGCGGCTTGAGCGAGCCGGCGGTCGTGTACGCGCCTTGCGGGTTTCCGCCGCGGGCCTCGACCACGCCGCGGGCGATCATCACCGCACCGGTGGCGAGCGCGACCAGCAGCACGACCAGGCCGGCGCGGACGGCCAGGCGCATGCTGGGCGCGTCCGGACCGGGCTCGACCAGCGCCGCGGCCGTGAACCCGATGACCGTCAAGATGAGCACGCCACCGCCGGCGGCGAGCGTCATCGACACGGCGTTGTCGAACGGCGTCTCGAAGTCGAAGTGCGACGGCACCCCGCGCCAGGCCTGCATGCTGACGAGCACGACCTCGACGACACTCGCGGCCGTGAACGCGCCGAGGAGGATCGTGCGCAGCCGGGGACGAATCGTGAGGAACGACGTCGCCCACGCGACCGACGCGAGCGTCAGCCCGAACGACAGGCCGAACGTGACGGCCTTGCGCATCGACAGCGGGCCCAGCCACGAGCCGCCGGTGGCGATGAGCACGAGCGCGTGCACGACGCCGCTCAGGAACAGCGCCGCGCCGACGGCGTAGGCGATCCGCTCGGCTCGTCTTCCGTCGTGCCAGATCCGGGTCAGTGCGTTCACGGCGTGGAGTGTCGCGCCCGGGAGGCGGTCACCGCGTCGGCCCGGTGACGGCACCGCGGCGTACGACGACGGACGTACGGCAATGGGGAAGAATGTCGAAAAGCGCTGGTAAAGGAATTGCGTTGTTCTTGACCGGAATATGGGTAAAACGCGTGTGCGGCGACACTCGGCAGGCGGATGCGGTGGGGACGAAAGAGTTCTACCATCGAATCATGTACATCGCCCTGCTGACCTACACAGCGCCCGATACAGAAGTCGACTACGCGCTCCCGGACCATTCGGACTGGTTGCGCAAACAATTCACGAAGGGAGTCTTCCTCGTTTCCGGAAAGGGCAACGGCGCGGCCGACCACGTGATCCTGACGCGCTCGGTGCTGCGCGGCAGGCTCGACGCGATCCTCGCCAGCGATCCGTTCGTCATCCGGCGCCTCGCCCGCTACGAAGTCATCGAGTTCACCGCCACGCGCACCGCTCAGGAGCTGCTGGCGATCAACGAGGCCCTCGCCTCCTGAGGAGTTCCGCGGCGGTCGGGTGGCCCGGCGACGAGGCCCCGCCACCTGCCGGCGAAGAGTGCTCACCTGCTGGTCTCGCTTATGATCGGGACGCACGGATGCCGAGCAGGGAGAGTGCGATGAAGACCCCCGACCTCGTCTTCCGGGGCCGCCGGTTGAGCAGTGACCGCACGCTGGTGCTGGCGGCGGTCCAGGTGCTCCCGGAGCCCGACGCGGCGCGGGAAGCGGTTCTGAGCGCCGTCGAGGACGGCGCCGATCTCGTGGGTTTCGCCGGAACCGGCGTCGAACCCCTGGTCGCGTGGGCGCGTGAAAAGTTTCCCGATCTCGTCCTGGCGGTCGACACCGCGGACGCCTCGGTGGCGGCCGGCTGCTGCGCGGCCGGCGCCGACCTGATCCTCGCGCGGACCGACCTCACCGAGGTCGCGGCGCGGTTCGGGGCCGGGTACGCGGGCTCGCCGGTACCCGATGGGCCCGGCTTCGTCCTGGACGTCGGGGTGCTGCGGGCGGCGCCGTCCCTGCCGGAGGACGTCCCGGTGCTGCTGGAGGTGGCCGGCGACGGGACGCCGGCCGGCCTGGCGCTGGCGGCGCTCGCGGCGTCGGCCGGGGCGGCGATCATCCGGACCCGGCACGTGCGCGAGACGAGGCACGTGACCGAGATGGCGGCGAGCATCGCGGGCACGCGCCCGCCGGCGAAGGCGGTCCGATGGGAGTGATCCGGCAGATCTGGCCGGTCGAGCGCGGTCTCGACGACCACGACCTGGAACAGCTCTACCAGTACCCGGCCGGTCCCCGGTGGGTCGCGGTCAACTTCGTGTCCAGCACGGACGGCGCGATCACGGTCGAGGGCCGGTCGGCGAGCCTGTCGACCCCGGCCGACCGCATCGTCTACCGGCTGGGCAACGACCTGGCGGACGTGGTGCTGGTGGGCGCGGGCACGGCGATGGCCGAGGGCTTCGAGGGAATGCGCCCCGACGAGCACACGGCCGAGCGTCGCCGCCGG
This genomic window from Amycolatopsis mongoliensis contains:
- a CDS encoding nitroreductase/quinone reductase family protein, with the translated sequence MILLTTTGARTGRPHRIPLGALDIGGRLVVVASAMGAPKHPAWYHNIRRNPLVTVETDAETFEAMAALPPDRDALFAEVVAREPGFADYQAKTARVLPVVELHRLDAVRRMGDWLVEVHDWLRAELRDLRDGGSKRLSTRCSGFCTALTRHHTGEGAAIFPMLAARFPALAPALDKLGEDHVVVARLQEEIQRLVDEETDPARLRTEFDRLASALDDHFAYEERTLVTALNALLPAPG
- a CDS encoding TIGR03620 family F420-dependent LLM class oxidoreductase, encoding MTSVVNLGTFGVFLSPHRDDVTRKQHAVAADKLGYGTAWLGTGRASISDLAFVEDILASTERITVATAIVNVWADAPEPLAEAYHRLADRYGKRLLLGIGVGHPESVTGYHSPYDTLVGFLDRLDAAGVPAEARVLAALGDRVLKLAGDRTAGAHPYLVPVAHTRHARSVLGAGKILAPEQKVVLGAPEEAREVGRAFIREPYLGLRNYVNNLLRHGYTDADVAGGGSDRLIDDLALHGTPEDVAKGLRSHVDAGADHVAVQVIGRSAEVEAENHRQLAEVLL
- a CDS encoding TetR/AcrR family transcriptional regulator, with translation MAGRSSNATSTRDRLLLAAGQLLHEAQGGPVSTRAICERAGVQAPTLYHHFGSKQGLLDAVVNYGFTQYVQAPAPGGDPVDRIRAGWDRHVGYGLENPQFYVLLYGQIEPGVPCNLTSSAEAMLLELFTPLARDGRLRVEAAEAARQFAAANSGVTLSLIAQPEESRDLAMSTQVRESVLAGLLADRPAEGSSVGALAVALSTRLADDVDALTPTERQMLREWLHRLAG
- a CDS encoding phosphotransferase enzyme family protein, translated to MAGSTANDRPFAELDRSGRTRRLRRLAEAALTAYDVPVARLTPLGRGLNTMFRVDGADGHRYVLRVQRADGPGAAQVRAEMAWLAALGRETDLVVPRPVPTRARDWITVVADPAVPEPRTCVLCHWVDGRFVDERLSAPQLYAVGEFAARLHLHGARMNGLDRGRVDDLTDFGRSQVDGFSDAVLDRAVALAGGDERVRAAAGRVRAVRAELGCGADVFGLVHGDLRQENYLFHRGRVRAIDFDDCGYGHYAYDLAVALDELKHLPQRDELREALLDGYRSVRPDAATTDPAVLNAFAGLRRVQLRLRA
- a CDS encoding pyridoxal phosphate-dependent aminotransferase, coding for MTTRGLFQQSTAHSPSFFSVARAMGQHADDLADFCIPCNPYFPTDEMFGELERNLRTILKFYPSDAGAITAQLASVLRLNPSTISPANGSTELITWIDRLLVDASIAVPIPTFGRWTDQPLETGKRVDMFLLKESDNFELRVDEYVDFIKRRGSRVAVLCNPNNPDGGYLSRREVIRFMDALDDLDLVVIDESFIDFVEVEMNPSVAAEAVVRPNVIVLKSLGKNFGLHGIRFGYQVSNPALTRKLSAALPKWNLNSLAETVIFMLAERRAEYEESLKKLALDRFMMNSQLNQFPELTVFPSQANFLLVKLPGSVDGAELCDYLLAEHHLLVRQCGNKIGMTSQFMRFGVRPDTEVERLVEGLRGVERLGGGGRHTPTIELVAHSREPERSIS
- a CDS encoding YciI family protein is translated as MYIALLTYTAPDTEVDYALPDHSDWLRKQFTKGVFLVSGKGNGAADHVILTRSVLRGRLDAILASDPFVIRRLARYEVIEFTATRTAQELLAINEALAS
- a CDS encoding dihydropteroate synthase → MKTPDLVFRGRRLSSDRTLVLAAVQVLPEPDAAREAVLSAVEDGADLVGFAGTGVEPLVAWAREKFPDLVLAVDTADASVAAGCCAAGADLILARTDLTEVAARFGAGYAGSPVPDGPGFVLDVGVLRAAPSLPEDVPVLLEVAGDGTPAGLALAALAASAGAAIIRTRHVRETRHVTEMAASIAGTRPPAKAVRWE